Genomic DNA from uncultured Desulfuromusa sp.:
CTGGCAACGCCTTCTGGAACTGCGCCAAAGTAAAGAGCAGTTACAAAAAATGGCATTAACAGATCCACTGACAAAACTCGGCAACCGCGCCACTTTTGACATGAGCATCAAACAGGCAGCTGCATGCTCACAACGCTCAGGAGTCCCCTACTCACTGTTGATGATAGATTTGGACCATTTCAAGAAATTTAATGACTCCTACGGTCATCAAGCCGGTGATTCAGTGCTGCGTCTGGTTGCTGACGCGATCCGGAATTCTGCTAGAAATGCGGATATCTGCTGCCGTTATGGCGGAGAAGAATTTGCTGTCATCCTTCCAGACACCAAAGGCAATAATGCTGAAGTCCTCGCCGCACGAATCCATAAACAGGTGGCAAAAGTTTCTTGCAAACAACCCTCTGGACGGATGCCTATCACCGTCAGTATCGGCATCAGTTGCGCCAACAGAAGTAGCAACATTCATCCAGCCCAGTTAATTGAAGAAGCTGACCAGGCCCTCTACCAGGCCAAAAAACACGGCCGGAATCGAACTGAGATCTGGCAGGCTGAAGATATTATGTCCAGGGTCCCGTTCAACTATATCTCAACAGAACAACTCGCTTTTGGAACCTATTAAATGCAAAATGGGGACAGAATATAAATTCTGACCCCATCGGATGACAAAACCTGAGCCGTTCCAAGATTATTCCATCTCACTAAATCAGCAGAACTCCTATTTTCAAGAAACCGTTCCACCTAAAAGTTTTACTTTTAAACGTAATTGTTTTCGCTGCTCAGCAAGACAGTAAGCAATAATTGCGTCTTGGTCTTCATCCTCAATATCGACAAATGTCAACGCAAGCTGCCGACCTCCCTTGTCGTCATAATTAGCAACAACCTCACCGACACATTCAACAACCGCAGGCTGTGGTGAATCAATGACTATTTCCAATCCGAGCCTGGTCCCGGCTTTAATTTCCTCCGAAACCGGCAGCCGCAAGCCACCCCCGCTGATATTAACAGGAGTCTGTACCGACTTGGCTGACGGATGCTCATCATCAATCGTCCAATAGCTGACTGACAAATCCGCATCAACACGAAAATAGCCACGTTTTTGAATATAGGCAAAAGATTCAACCATCTCAAGCAACAGTTTTGCTTCCTCCTCTGCAGAGACAACCTTCGCTTTAATGGATTTCGTTTCCCCGGCAACATCAAAAGTTACCAGACAAAATTCTTCGGGATCCAAAAGTTCCGGATGCAACTGATCAGGGAGGAAAGTGACTTCAAACTGGGGAGAGGTCGTTGTCTTGGCAACGGCATCTAGGGATAACTTACTACCAGCAAGTTGAGGCAGGGAAACCTTAACAACCCGGTAATCTTTTAATTGGTTCAGCACAGACATTACAGCACCCCTGGAAGATTTATAGCATCAAAACTGCGGGCTGGACTTATCCAACTCCCCTAGCAAATTGTTTGTGCTTGACAGGAGCCTGATGATATCCGGAAACAGCCACACGCCCACTTTTGATCTGAGTGATTTCATTGGCAGTAACGGCCATCATGCCACGGATTCTTGGTAATAGCAAATGATTCAACTCGACGATTTTCTCGAGCAGACGGGTCCGTTCCAGAAACAACGGATGATTTTGCCAATAGGTTGACGTATGGGGGAAAATCTCCAGAAAAATTCGGTCATTCAGCCCCGCTTCATCCTGCAACTCCTGCAGTCTCTCAGTATAGCGATGCAGTTTTTCAGGATCAGACTTCAACAACAGTTGATCAAGCTGACCCGCATGCTCAATGATCTGCTTGTACTGCTCTATTGATTTTTTTAGGCATGTCTCCATAAAACAACCTTCAAATAATCTTCCATTTATCGTGTAACAACCACTCGCAGCAAAAGAGAGGGTGAGGAGTCAAAACAAAAACCACAAAGAGATTTTTCCTCATCTGATCCCCGTTGAAAAAGGGTTACAAATTTTTCAGAATGAAGCCGCAACATGTCTGACTTCCGGTTCAGACTTTGATACCTGCTGAGTCCTGTTGATCTCAATAGCTTCAACCCAGGTTTCCCGCAGACCGATCAAGAGATCTTCAACCGTTTCCAGAGCCTTACGATCATTTTTGACATTCGCACTGGTTAATTCACGCATCATGAAAGAATAGAGAGCATCCAGATCAGTCGCGATCTCACCACCAACGTCATGATTGAGAGTATTGGAAAACTCGCTGATAATCGCCATGGCACGACTGATTTTTTCTGCCTGAACTGTTCGTTTTCCCTCATCCATTGCATGAATCGCCTGACGACAGAAACGAATTGAACCGTCGTAGAGGAGGATCAGAATCCGTTCAGGAGAAGCATTTAAAATCTGATTATTCTGGTATTGGTTCATATAGGCATTCATTAGTTATTTCCCGTCATCATATTTGTGAGCATATCCATTTGTTGGGTCAAAAAAGCGCTCTGATTGTTCATACCACTGATTAGCTCTTCAAGCGCAGTATATTGCCGACGCATGGTCTCTTCTCTCTGAGCCAACCTAACTTCAATCTGCTCAATCCGATTGTCGATCCTCTTAAGATTCGATTCAGTGCTTTTTTTAGTTCCGGCCAAAACACCATCAATGGAATCAGTGATGCCTTCTAAATAATTCTGGAATTTGACTGCAACACCGTCAGCACCATCTTCACCTACGAGCAACTTTTCAACATCTGCGAGGTTATTTTGGATCGCTTCTGTCAACATCTCATCATCAAGCTCCAAAGTTCCATCTTTTTGTGTTTTTAACCCCAACTGAGATAACGCGGCAAAACTACCACTGTTATCAATCGTTGTCGTCAATAAATTCTGGAGTCGTCGTTTAATAACACCAACCCCAGAATCCCCGTTTAAAACTCCGCCTGAAGAACCGTTGATTGTTGATTGAGAATTAATAAAAGATGCAACAGAATTGTAGCCCTTAACAAAAGACTGAATTTGCGACTTTATTGCCGCCTCATCAATACCAACGGAAACAACTGTTGTCGTTCCCTCCTCAGCCTTGACCAGATCAAGATTCAAACCCGGAATAGCCTCAGTCAACGTATTGCTGTCAGAATAAATATCAATGTTATCAACACGGATATGAGCTTGTGTCGCAGACTGTGTCTCGACCAAATTCAAGGGGGAATAGTTGCTGCCGCTCAAAGCCGTTGACGCAATCGACTCACCATCGCTGAGGGAAAGAATAAAGTTGTCCCCATCAGCAACAACTGAGGCAGTTACACCTGTGGTCAGGGCTTCAGCATTAATCGCTTCCATAATACTGGTCAGAGAATTAGCCTCATCACTAAGAGTAATAATATCACCGGTAGAAAGACTCAGAGTTCCACTGCCAAAAATCTCAGCGTCCTGATCCGAAAAACCTCCAGCTTCTAACTGGCCGCTGACATCGCCATCATAATTTGACAATGTCGATGTCAGCGTAAATCCGGAAGCAACATTTTCACCGGTTAAAACCAATCGGTAGGGGCTATCCGTCCCATCATTAATAATCGATGCGTTGACGCCTGCATCAGCATCGTTAATCGCCTGCATAACTCCTTCAAGAGAATTATTCGTCTCATCAATGGTAATGGTCACAGCCTCGTTGTCACCAACGGTCAAAGTTAATTCACCAGAAGCAAAACCCTGGGCAAACTTATCTGCATACCCTTGAGAAACATCTTTCTGCACTTGGGCCAGAGCAAGAACTTCAACCTGATAGTTGGTATTTGGCAGGGCATCATTTTCGGCATCGACACTGAAGAAATCTTGACTGGTTGAATTTACTGATTTCTTCATCAGATCATCAGACGAGCCAAGATTTTCTATGCTGGTAAGAAAAGTTTTCAGATTGCCATCTAATGTGGTGTAAGCATCTTGCCGTTTGGTAAACCAGCTTCGGTCCGCTTCCAGACGATCAACCGGTTGACGCTCAATTTTCATCAACTGCTCAATAATGGCGTTGGAATCCAAGCTTGTTGCTAAACCACTAAATGATATGGACATCGATATCTCCCTTTAGCCCAACAAAGATCCTTACCTGACTCTAACTTTCTGTATTCACCAAATTTCCACGCAAATCTTCAAGGGCAACTTTTAAATCCAAAATCTCTTCCGCAGGAACCTGACGAATAACTTCATCATTCTGTCGATCGACAATTTGAACGACCAAACCATTTGCCCGTTCGTCATTCTCGAAACGGACGCTGTAAAGACCCTCTTCCGTCAATGCCTTGATCTGCTTCAATAATTCCTCTGGCTGAACCTGTTTTTTCTCCACCTGCTCACTCTGCACCAGATCAGCAGTCTTTTTCCGACCCTCGTCAACCTGCTCAGAGCCTTTACTGAACTGAGACTGCGTAGCACTTGCTAGTACTGTAGATTCAATAATCATGTTTTTTATCCTCCCCCTGCTAGTGATAACAAATCAGGGAAAAACGGGGATCGGAAATCCGATCCCCGAAAGATTCATCCCTAATTAGCCAAGCAGTGAAAGAGCCAGTTGCGGAGCTTGGTTGGCTTGCGCCAGAATCGAAACACCAGCCTGTTGCAGAATGTTATTCTTAGTCATCGCCGAAGTTTCTTGCGCGATATCTGCATCCAGAATCCTTGAACGTGCAGCTGAAAGGTTCTCAGAAACGTTATTCAAGTTGGCAATAGTCGATTCAAAACGGTTCTGAATCGCACCCAATCCACCACGAATACCATCGATATCTTCCAAAGCCTCATCGATACTTTCGATGGTGATAGACGCTTCCGCCCGAGAAAGAACAGATACCGCGTCAATCGTTCTGGTGCCGGTAGCATCAACAGCTGCCTCATAATCAACACCACCAGTTAGGTTGGCAGCGCCCGCAACTGTAGCAGCAGTACCATCACCACCTGAGACCGTTACAAGAGCTTGTGCATCAGCATCACCGGCAATCAGGTTAGATATTTCTAGGGTTGTGAGAGAGGAGTTTGTTGTAATATCACCAGAAACAACAATTGCATTGCCAGTCACAGTAATTGATGGGCTCGCACCATCGCCACCATCTTGAATCTCAAGAGAGATGTTATCTCCAGAGACACCACTTCCTTCAAGCGCCGTAAGAGTAATCCCCTGGGCTGTTAAAGACGAAAGCGTTTCAGCCACCTCTGGGGTCCCAGCAACAAGTGCATCTGTCCCTAAATCAGCAGTAGCAGCACTGTCAATAGAGAAAGAGATGGTCTGATTTGTACCGGCGTTGGCACCAACCTGGAACGTTGCATTGGTCATACTTCCATCAATAACATTTCTGCCATTGAAGGTCGTTGTTTCAGCAATACGATCCAATTCCGCCTGCAGTTGATTGACTTCGTCTTCCAATGACTGGCGGTCAGAAGCACTGTTGGTATCGTTCGCGGACTGAACAGCCAGCTCACGCATGCGCTGGAGGATATTAGTACTTTCCTGCAGAGCACCTTCAGCTGTTTGCGCCAGAGAGATACCATCGTTAGCATTACGGGCAGCCTGATTGAGGCCACGGATTTGCGCGGTCATGCGGTCAGAAATAGCCAGACCGGCAGCATCGTCTTTAGCACTGTTGATGCGCAGACCGGAAGAGAGGCGCTGCATTGACTTGTTCAGCGCACTTTGAGAGTTACCCAAGTTACGTTGGGCATTAAGGGAAGCGACGTTTGTGTTAATTGTTAAAGCCATGATGTTCCTCCATGAATGTGTGTTTTCGGGCATCCGTGCCCTGATTTAGTTTGTGTTTCTTGTCTTTTTTTCATTGCTGTTTCGGGGGCCGCGATAATAAAATTGATACCTCCTTGGCGCTAAATTCCCCGTCTTGATTTCTTTTCGGCACAACCATTGAAAAGCTTTAGTTTTTTTATTCTCATCCTCACCAAACAACCTATTGAAAAAACTATGGTTTATAAAATTTATGTATTTTTTTTAAAAAATAAATACTGTAAATCTTTTCACCATAGAGGACACGGCGACCAGAGCGAACCAAACATTAAAGGCGTGGAGAAGAACACTTCTTCCACGCCTTTAATCCTGAATCTATTCACTTTCGTACCATTTACTTTTTTTAGTTTTTCTTTCCGACTTCTGGCAGCGGGGTCTGTGAACTAAACTGTGGACTTTCCAGAATCACCTGCAAGGCCCGGTTGGTTCCTGGAGCAAACAGAATTGGCGCCGCCAGATTGAGGGTAATTTTCCGATCTGAAGATACGGTCACTACACTGATAATGTGACTTTCGCCATTCTCATCGATCCCCAACTTCTGCCGTTCTCGGCCATCTGGGACCACCTTATAATCATAATAAAAATTGGTCGGATCGGTCAGGATAAAGGCGACTTGAGGGTCTTCGACACTCTGAATCCAAAACAATGGCCCCTGCTTTTCATTCGGCATCACAATAAAGTCGCGTAGAGATTCAAAACCGATCAAGCCTTCCGGAAACAGTAGGGTACTTTCGGGGTCATACTCAATTTCTCCAAAACGGGACTGAATCGTCTTCATCATTTTCTCCTCCCCGCATCCAGAATATTGCTCAATTCGTTGAGATCCGCAATGTCCCACTGTGTTGCCTCCTTGTTTTCCTGCTTGATTTTATCAAAGACTTCCTGACGATGAACCTTCATCTCACGTGGAGCATCAATACCGATCCGCACTCCGCCCCCTTTAAGCTCAACAACAGTAATTCTAATATCGTCACCGATGATAATTCCTTCGCCGGTCTTACGTGTCAGTACCAACATAATTGCGCCTCCTGGCTGTTTGCCCGCGTATCTCCGAACGCGAGTTTAAATCTTTTCTAAAGATAATCCAAAATAGAGAGGGCAGAGACCTTCCCGGTCACATTCAATGCGGCCTCAAAACTCTGCTCCTGCTGTGCCATAGCTGTAATAGTTTCAAGAATATCGGCATCCTCAAAACGGGAGCGGTACGCTTCCATATCAATTTTTATCTCTTCCATGTGATCAAGCGCAGTTTCAAGTCGTCGACCGACATTTCCTTTTAAACTTCTCTGACTCCGAATCTGGTTGGCTGCATCCTCAAGTGGATTGATCAGTGCCTGTACTCCCGATTGGTTATTGGCCCGAAGCTCTTCTTCCAGGGTTGTTACCAAAGCAAAAATATCCACACTTCCAAACATCAAATCGTCTCCGGTCAGATTAACTTCAATCAACTCATTTGGTGCAATTTCAAACTCAACGGAACCACTGTCGCCAACATAAACGATTGGATTAGCTGAGGAAACCGGAAGAGTCGGATCAGCTGGCTCAAAAGGAACTGTCTTTTCACTAAACCCGGAAAACAGGTATTTACCGTCAATTTGTGCATTTCCCGAATCAATCAAAGACTCGCGCAATTGAGCGACCTCTTCTGCATAGGTGAGCATATCCTGATCGTTCAGAGAACCGTTCACTGTGGTGATAGCGATTTCCTTCAACCGGACCAAGGTATTTTCAATACCATCCAGATAGCCATCCATATTGTCTATCCGATCCAGGCCGGTTTCAATGGTTTCGATATAGCGATCTGATGTCTGGATTTGCGTCTTGGCACTGAGAATCGGGCTGATCGCGGTCGGATCATCTGAAGGACGATTGACTCGCTTTCCCGTGGCGGCCTGCAATTGCAAATTTGCCAGAGTATCACTGGTACGATCTAAAAATGATTGGAGACTGCGATATGTTGTTGTCTGGGTAGCTCTCATAATTCACCTAACGTTTCAGCGTCAGCAAGGTTCCCATCATCTCATCCACCGTGGCGAGAAATTTGGCTGAAGCTTCAAATCCTTTTTGATATTTCATTAAGTTAATCATCTCATCCTCAAGGGAAA
This window encodes:
- a CDS encoding diguanylate cyclase yields the protein MNNIIDISEGQKGNNVMNSTALIIASNKSKKAQLINHLTATGLFQQIKPLESSADLFQHLKSKPADMVCWAIEKKSRKADWINKLHSNEKWHDLPLIAFAEDQQGLLNGFQLGASDSVHVEIDPIELSARMNRHLERWQRLLELRQSKEQLQKMALTDPLTKLGNRATFDMSIKQAAACSQRSGVPYSLLMIDLDHFKKFNDSYGHQAGDSVLRLVADAIRNSARNADICCRYGGEEFAVILPDTKGNNAEVLAARIHKQVAKVSCKQPSGRMPITVSIGISCANRSSNIHPAQLIEEADQALYQAKKHGRNRTEIWQAEDIMSRVPFNYISTEQLAFGTY
- a CDS encoding PilZ domain-containing protein, translating into MSVLNQLKDYRVVKVSLPQLAGSKLSLDAVAKTTTSPQFEVTFLPDQLHPELLDPEEFCLVTFDVAGETKSIKAKVVSAEEEAKLLLEMVESFAYIQKRGYFRVDADLSVSYWTIDDEHPSAKSVQTPVNISGGGLRLPVSEEIKAGTRLGLEIVIDSPQPAVVECVGEVVANYDDKGGRQLALTFVDIEDEDQDAIIAYCLAEQRKQLRLKVKLLGGTVS
- the fliS gene encoding flagellar export chaperone FliS, translated to MNAYMNQYQNNQILNASPERILILLYDGSIRFCRQAIHAMDEGKRTVQAEKISRAMAIISEFSNTLNHDVGGEIATDLDALYSFMMRELTSANVKNDRKALETVEDLLIGLRETWVEAIEINRTQQVSKSEPEVRHVAASF
- the fliD gene encoding flagellar filament capping protein FliD, whose product is MSISFSGLATSLDSNAIIEQLMKIERQPVDRLEADRSWFTKRQDAYTTLDGNLKTFLTSIENLGSSDDLMKKSVNSTSQDFFSVDAENDALPNTNYQVEVLALAQVQKDVSQGYADKFAQGFASGELTLTVGDNEAVTITIDETNNSLEGVMQAINDADAGVNASIINDGTDSPYRLVLTGENVASGFTLTSTLSNYDGDVSGQLEAGGFSDQDAEIFGSGTLSLSTGDIITLSDEANSLTSIMEAINAEALTTGVTASVVADGDNFILSLSDGESIASTALSGSNYSPLNLVETQSATQAHIRVDNIDIYSDSNTLTEAIPGLNLDLVKAEEGTTTVVSVGIDEAAIKSQIQSFVKGYNSVASFINSQSTINGSSGGVLNGDSGVGVIKRRLQNLLTTTIDNSGSFAALSQLGLKTQKDGTLELDDEMLTEAIQNNLADVEKLLVGEDGADGVAVKFQNYLEGITDSIDGVLAGTKKSTESNLKRIDNRIEQIEVRLAQREETMRRQYTALEELISGMNNQSAFLTQQMDMLTNMMTGNN
- a CDS encoding flagellar protein FlaG: MIIESTVLASATQSQFSKGSEQVDEGRKKTADLVQSEQVEKKQVQPEELLKQIKALTEEGLYSVRFENDERANGLVVQIVDRQNDEVIRQVPAEEILDLKVALEDLRGNLVNTES
- a CDS encoding flagellin; its protein translation is MALTINTNVASLNAQRNLGNSQSALNKSMQRLSSGLRINSAKDDAAGLAISDRMTAQIRGLNQAARNANDGISLAQTAEGALQESTNILQRMRELAVQSANDTNSASDRQSLEDEVNQLQAELDRIAETTTFNGRNVIDGSMTNATFQVGANAGTNQTISFSIDSAATADLGTDALVAGTPEVAETLSSLTAQGITLTALEGSGVSGDNISLEIQDGGDGASPSITVTGNAIVVSGDITTNSSLTTLEISNLIAGDADAQALVTVSGGDGTAATVAGAANLTGGVDYEAAVDATGTRTIDAVSVLSRAEASITIESIDEALEDIDGIRGGLGAIQNRFESTIANLNNVSENLSAARSRILDADIAQETSAMTKNNILQQAGVSILAQANQAPQLALSLLG
- a CDS encoding flagellar assembly protein FliW, with translation MMKTIQSRFGEIEYDPESTLLFPEGLIGFESLRDFIVMPNEKQGPLFWIQSVEDPQVAFILTDPTNFYYDYKVVPDGRERQKLGIDENGESHIISVVTVSSDRKITLNLAAPILFAPGTNRALQVILESPQFSSQTPLPEVGKKN
- the csrA gene encoding carbon storage regulator CsrA, yielding MLVLTRKTGEGIIIGDDIRITVVELKGGGVRIGIDAPREMKVHRQEVFDKIKQENKEATQWDIADLNELSNILDAGRRK
- the flgL gene encoding flagellar hook-associated protein FlgL; protein product: MRATQTTTYRSLQSFLDRTSDTLANLQLQAATGKRVNRPSDDPTAISPILSAKTQIQTSDRYIETIETGLDRIDNMDGYLDGIENTLVRLKEIAITTVNGSLNDQDMLTYAEEVAQLRESLIDSGNAQIDGKYLFSGFSEKTVPFEPADPTLPVSSANPIVYVGDSGSVEFEIAPNELIEVNLTGDDLMFGSVDIFALVTTLEEELRANNQSGVQALINPLEDAANQIRSQRSLKGNVGRRLETALDHMEEIKIDMEAYRSRFEDADILETITAMAQQEQSFEAALNVTGKVSALSILDYL